The following proteins come from a genomic window of Trifolium pratense cultivar HEN17-A07 linkage group LG4, ARS_RC_1.1, whole genome shotgun sequence:
- the LOC123919893 gene encoding uncharacterized protein LOC123919893 — MDNQQRSPLLTWAYFCQGKSMEELKQSLMYTTMELEQTRATVQEELRKRDEQLLNLKEILNKVIRERDEAQEKCQRLFLEKLLFQQKQNQDPLSGISSIEDDIQNKRGIETSNNNGLSSSDCEESIVSSPQQIIVTTEPTMMIDLIAKDKPLPEKGKLLQAVMKAGPLLQTLLLAGPLPQWRHPPPPLESFEIPPVTIPSPPSQQQQFLHQDSSFVNSNCGRFSNRKRVFCEGSDSGSAENKYQRIVLH, encoded by the exons ATGGACAATCAACAACGTAGTCCTCTTCTAACTTGGGCTTACTTCTGCCAAGGAAAG TCAATGGAGGAACTAAAGCAGAGCTTGATGTACACAACAATGGAACTTGAACAAACAAGAGCAACAGTTCAAGAAGAACTAAGAAAAAGAGATGAACAACTACTTAACCTAAAAGAAATTCTCAACAAAGTGATAAGAGAAAGAGATGAAGCACAAGAAAAATGCCAAAGACTTTTCTTAGAAAAATTACTTttccaacaaaaacaaaaccaagaTCCTCTTTCTGGAATTTCAAGCATAGAAGATGATATTCAAAACAAAAGAGGAATTGAAACTTCCAACAATAATGGCTTATCATCATCAGATTGTGAAGAAAGCATAGTTTCTTCACCACAACAAATCATTGTAACAACAGAACCAACAATGATGATTGATTTAATAGCAAAAGATAAACCTTTGCCTGAAAAAGGTAAACTTTTGCAAGCTGTGATGAAAGCTGGTCCTTTGCTTCAAACCCTTTTGCTTGCGGGACCATTACCTCAATGGAGACACCCTCCACCACCATTAGAGTCTTTTGAGATTCCACCTGTTACTATTCCTTCACCACCATCACAGCAACAACAGTTTCTTCACCAAGATTCTTCCTTTGTTAACAGTAACTGTGGAAGATTTAGTAATAGAAAAAGGGTTTTTTGTGAAGGTTCTGATTCTGGTTCTGCAGAGAATAAATATCAAAGGATTGTACTCCATTGA
- the LOC123922186 gene encoding uncharacterized protein LOC123922186 has translation MEKDHYTMWAELFEVHARAHKVIDHIIPRPGKEKPTPTDASFEMWTILDSTVLQWINSTVSFDLLTTIMEKGYIVMVAWNRLADIFDDNQNSCVVALEQDFSSTHMNDFPNISSYVNVSSNSLISLRMLEHQLVVVWSFNWFPDYLSRTVGLSP, from the coding sequence ATGGAGAAAGATCATTACACCATGTGGGCTGAATTGTTTGAGGTTCATGCTCGTGCCCATAAGGTTATTGATCACATTATTCCTCGACCCGGAAAAGAGAAGCCTACTCCCACTGATGCTAGTTTTGAAATGTGGACAATTCTCGATTCAACGGTTCTTCAATGGATTAATTCCACCGTCTCTTTTGATCTCCTTACCACCATCATGGAAAAGGGATATATTGTCATGGTTGCATGGAACCGTTTAGCTGACATCTTTGACGATAATCAAAACTCTTGTGTCGTTGCCCTTGAACAAGATTTTTCGTCCACTCACATGAACGATTTTCCTAACATTTCTTCCTATGTCAACGTCTCAAGCAACTCTCTGATCAGTTTAAGAATGTTGGAGCACCAGTTAGTAGTTGTTTGGTCCTTCAACTGGTTTCCGGACTATTTGAGCCGTACCGTGGGGTTGTCACCTTGA
- the LOC123919892 gene encoding DNA ligase 1-like, giving the protein MLTQNLIVVPQNLCSRQLHPGNTIPSSVINLLFRIPVNSSCSSNLTFPLSLTPRREMSKPPSAFDALMSGARAAAAKKKPPPSSSSPKKRKSPPPPPSPSPSPLSPPAQNPNNNLKTLETVKTVEPPNKIRNTSSSSKGIISELKELIPQLKKKPPSFDPSSVVCWEKEKPVPFLFLCLAFDMINEESGRIVKTDIVCNLLRTVIYTTPEDLVPVVYLSANRIAPAHEGLELGIGDASIIKALAEACGRTEQQIRIQYKEKGDLGLVAKASRSSQSMMRKPEPLTIRKVFKTFHLIAKESGKDSQEKKKNHIKSLLVAATDCEPLYIIRLLQTKLRIGYAEQTLLAALGQAAVYTEEHSKPPPEIKSPFEEAAQIVKKVYSVLPDYDKIVAALLTDGVWELPKKCDFTPGVPVGPMLSKATKGVSEILNKFQDVEFTCEYKYDGERAQIHYLENGSVEIYSRNAERNTGKFPDVVAAVSRLKKTTVSSFILDCELVAYDRAKQRILPFQVLSTRARKNVAISDIKVEVCVFAFDLLYLNGQALLQENLRIRREHLYASFEEESGFFQFATSTTSNDVEEIQKFLDQAIDASCEGLIIKTLHEDATYEPSKRSLNWLKLKKDYMENIGDSLDLVPIGAFHGRGKRTGVYGAFLLACYDNDNEEFQSIAKIGTGFKEEVLEERSTSLRSKVIPKPKSYYQYGESTNPDVWFEASEVWEVKAADLTISPVYRAAVGKVDSNKGISLRFPRLVRVRPDKAPEQASSSEQVAEMYTAQKHNHNDKQDDEEDD; this is encoded by the exons ATGTTGACGCAAAATCTTATCGTAGTCCCCCAAAATCTATGTTCCCGCCAATTACATCCCGGCAACACTATTCCGTCTTCCGTTATTAACTTATTATTCCGCATTCCCGTtaattcttcttgttcttcaaaTTTAACATTTCCTCTCTCACTAACCCCTCGCCGTGAAATGTCAAAGCCACCCTCCGCCTTCGACGCACTCATGTCCGGCGCACGCGCCGCCGCCGCCAAGAAGAAACCACCACCTTCTTCCTCATCTCCCAAGAAACGAAAATCCCCTCCCCCTCCTCCTTCTCCTTCTCCATCTCCACTCTCCCCTCCCGCTCAAAACCCTAACAACAATCTCAAAACCCTAGAAACCGTTAAAACTGTTGAACCACCGAACAAGATCCGCAacacttcatcttcttccaagGGGATAATTTCCGAATTGAAGGAGCTAATTCCGCAACTGAAGAAGAAACCACCGAGTTTCGATCCAAGTTCTGTTGTTTGCTGGGAGAAGGAAAAACCTGTACCATTTTTATTCCTTTGTTTAGCCTTTGACATGATTAACGAAGAAAGTGGAAGGATTGTGAAAACTGACATTGTGTGTAATCTGTTGAGGACGGTGATATACACTACACCGGAGGATCTTGTGCCGGTTGTTTATCTTTCTGCTAATAGAATTGCTCCGGCTCACGAAGGGTTAGAATTGGGAATTGGCGATGCTTCTATTATTAAGGCGCTCGCCGAGGCGTGTGGAAGGACTGAGCAGCAGATTAGGATTCAGTACAAG GAAAAAGGTGACTTAGGTTTAGTTGCGAAAGCTAGCCGTTCTTCACAGTCTATGATGCGGAAGCCTGAACCTTTGACTATTAGGAAGGTTTTCAAGACATTTCATCTTATTGCTAAG GAATCTGGAAAAGACAGtcaagagaagaaaaagaatcaCATAAAGTCACTTCTTGTTGCTGCAACTGACTGTGAACCTCTATATATAATCCGTTTGCTACAG ACAAAATTGCGAATTGGATATGCCGAACAAACTCTCTTAGCTGCATTAGGCCAAGCTGCAGTGTACACTGAAGAACATTCTAAACCGCCTCCTGAAATTAAGTCTCCATTTGAAGAG GCTGCACAGATTGTTAAAAAAGTCTATTCTGTTCTTCCTGATTATGACAAAATTGTGGCTGCACTGCTTACGGATGGTGTATGGGAACTTCCAAAGAAGTGTGATTTTACTCCTGGTGTTCCGGTTGGGCCTATGCTGTCAAAAGCAACCAAGGGTGTATCTGAAATTCTAAATAAGTTTCAGGATGTAGAGTTTACGTGCGAGTACAAATACGATGGAGAGCGTGCTCAG ATACATTACCTGGAGAATGGCTCAGTAGAAATTTACAGTAGAAATGCTGAAAGGAACACTGGGAAGTTTCCTGATGTTGTTGCTGCAGTTTCAAG GTTAAAGAAAACAACAGTATCATCTTTTATCCTTGATTGTGAACTCGTTGCATATGATCGTGCAAAACAGAGAATCCTTCCATTCCAG GTGCTTAGTACTCGAGCCCGCAAAAATGTAGCAATAAGTGACATTAAGGTTGAGGTTTGCGTATTTGCTTTTGACTTGTTGTACCTTAATGGCCAAGCACTTCTTCAGGAAAACCTTAGAATCCGTAGAGAG CATCTCTACGCCTCTTTTGAGGAAGAGTCTGGATTCTTTCAGTTTGCAACATCAACTACATCAAATGATGTTGAGGAGATACAAAAATTTCTTGACCAAGCTATTGATGCAAG CTGTGAGGGATTGATTATTAAAACATTACATGAAGACGCCACATATGAACCCTCCAAGCGGTCGCTCAACTGGCTGAAACTGAAGAAAGATTATATGGAAAA TATAGGGGACTCCCTGGATTTGGTACCTATTGGTGCTTTCCACGGACGCGGTAAACGTACAG GAGTGTATGGTGCTTTTCTCCTTGCTTGCTATGACAACGATAATGAAGAGTTTCAAAGTATTGCCAAGATAG GAACTGGATTCAAAGAGGAAGTCCTTGAAGAACGTTCTACTAGTCTTCGCTCTAAAGTGATTCCCAAACCAAAG TCATATTATCAATATGGAGAATCAACCAATCCTGATGTATGGTTTGAAGCTAGTGAG GTGTGGGAGGTGAAAGCTGCAGATCTGACCATTAGCCCTGTTTACCGAGCTGCAGTGGGCAAAGTAGATTCCAATAAG GGCATATCTCTTCGATTTCCGCGTCTAGTTCGAGTTCGGCCTGACAAAGCTCCTGAACAGGCCTCTTCGTCTGAGCAG GTTGCTGAAATGTATACTGCCCAAAAACACAATCACAACGACAAACAAGATGACGAAGAAGATGATTAA
- the LOC123919891 gene encoding DNA ligase 1-like isoform X1, with translation MFALHFKPYFSLPPLLFRISVNTSSSNLTFPLSLTPRRKMSKPPPSAFDKLMSGARAAAAKKKPPPSSSSPKKRKSPPPPPSPSPSPLSPPAQNPNNNLKTLETVETVEPPNKIRNTSSSSKGIISELKELIPQLKKKPPSFDPSSVVCWEKNKPVPFLFLCLAFDMINEESGRIVKTDIVCNLLRTVIYTTPEDLVPVVYLSANRIAPAHEGLELGIGDASIIKALAEACGRTEQQIRIQYKEKGDLGLVAKASRSSQSMMRKPEPLTIRKVFKTFHLIAKESGKDSQEKKKNHIKSLLVAATDCEPLYIIRLLQAKLRIGYAEQTLLAALGQAAVYTEEHSKPPPEIKSPFEEAAMIVKKVYSVLPDYDKIVAALLTDGVWELPKKCDFTPGVPVGPMLSKATKGVSEILNKFQDVEFTCEYKYDGERAQVMLHGHIFHQKCTDYDTYYAITLVVLRQIHYMENGSVEIYSRNAERNTGKFPDVVAAVSRLKKPTVSSFILDCELVAYDRAKQRILPFQVLSTRARKNVAISDIKVDVCVFAFDLLHLNGQALLQENLKIRRKHLYASFEVESGFFQFATSTTSNDVEEIQKFLDQAIDASCEGLIIKTLHEDATYEPSKRSLNWLKLKKDYMDNIGDSLDLVPIGAFHGRGKRTGVYGAYLVACYDKENEEFQSIVKLATGFTEEELEERSAILRSKIIPKPKAYYKCGESINPDVWFEDSEVWEVKAADLTISPVYRAAVGIVDSNKGISLRFPRFVRVRPDKTPDQATPSEQIAEMYNKQKHNQTNNQDDDEDDD, from the exons ATGTTCGCATTACATTTCAAACCGTATTTTTCTCTTCCGCCGTTATTATTCCGCATTTCCGTTAACACTTCTTCTTCCAATTTAACATTTCCTCTCTCACTAACCCCTCGCCGTAAAATGTCAAAGCCACCACCTTCCGCCTTCGACAAACTCATGTCCGGTGCACGCGCCGCCGCAGCCAAGAAGAAACCACCACCTTCTTCCTCATCTCCCAAGAAACGAAAATCCCCTCCCCCTCCTCCTTCTCCATCTCCATCTCCACTCTCCCCTCCCGCTCAAAACCCTAACAACAATCTCAAAACCCTAGAAACCGTTGAAACTGTTGAACCACCGAACAAGATCCGCAacacttcatcttcttccaagGGGATAATTTCCGAATTGAAGGAGCTAATTCCACAGCTGAAGAAGAAACCGCCGAGTTTCGATCCAAGTTCGGTCGTTTGCTGGGAGAAAAACAAACCTGTGCCGTTTTTGTTCCTTTGTTTGGCGTTTGATATGATTAACGAAGAGAGTGGGAGGATTGTGAAAACTGACATTGTGTGTAATCTGTTGAGGACGGTGATATACACTACACCGGAGGATCTTGTGCCGGTTGTTTATCTTTCTGCTAATAGAATTGCTCCGGCTCACGAAGGGTTAGAATTGGGAATTGGCGATGCTTCTATTATTAAGGCTCTCGCTGAGGCGTGTGGAAGGACTGAGCAGCAGATTAGGATTCAGTACAAG GAAAAAGGTGACTTAGGTTTAGTTGCGAAAGCTAGCCGTTCTTCACAGTCTATGATGCGGAAGCCTGAACCTTTGACTATTAGGAAGGTTTTCAAGACATTTCATCTTATTGCTAAG GAATCTGGAAAAGACAGtcaagagaagaaaaagaatcaCATAAAGTCACTTCTTGTTGCTGCAACTGATTGTGAACCTCTATATATAATCCGTTTGCTACAG GCAAAATTGCGAATTGGATATGCCGAACAAACTCTCTTAGCTGCATTAGGCCAAGCTGCAGTATACACTGAAGAACATTCTAAACCGCCTCCAGAAATTAAGTCTCCATTTGAAGAG GCTGCAATGATTGTTAAAAAAGTTTATTCTGTTCTTCCTGATTATGACAAAATTGTGGCTGCACTCCTTACGGATGGTGTATGGGAACTTCCAAAGAAGTGTGATTTTACTCCTGGTGTTCCGGTTGGGCCTATGCTGTCAAAAGCAACCAAGGGTGTATCtgaaattctaaataaatttcagGATGTAGAGTTTACGTGTGAGTACAAATATGATGGAGAGCGTGCTCAGGTGATGCTTCATGGTCATATATTCCATCAGAAATGCACGGATTATGATACTTATTATGCAATAACATTAGTTGTATTGAGACAGATACATTACATGGAGAATGGCTCGGTGGAGATTTACAGTAGAAATGCTGAAAGGAACACTGGGAAGTTTCCTGATGTTGTTGCTGCAGTTTCAAg GCTAAAGAAACCAACAGTATCATCTTTTATCCTTGATTGTGAACTCGTTGCATATGATCGTGCAAAACAGAGAATCCTTCCATTCCAG GTGCTTAGTACTCGAGCCCGCAAAAATGTAGCAATAAGTGACATAAAGGTTGATGTTTGCGTATTTGCTTTTGACTTGTTGCACCTTAATGGCCAAGCACTTCTTCAGGAAAACCTTAAAATCCGTAGAAAG CATCTCTACGCCTCTTTTGAGGTAGAGTCTGGATTCTTTCAGTTTGCGACATCAACGACATCAAATGATGTTGAGGAGATACAAAAATTTCTTGACCAAGCTATTGATGCAAG TTGTGAGGGATTAATCATTAAAACATTACATGAAGACGCCACATATGAACCCTCCAAGCGGTCGCTCAACTGGCTGAAACTGAAGAAAGATTATATGGACAA TATAGGGGACTCCCTGGATTTGGTACCTATTGGTGCTTTCCATGGTCGTGGTAAACGCACAG GAGTGTATGGTGCTTATCTCGTTGCTTGCTATGACAAAGAGAACGAAGAATTTCAAAGTATTGTCAAGTTAG CAACTGGATTCACAGAAGAGGAGCTTGAAGAACGTTCTGCTATCCTTCGCTCTAAAATTATTCCCAAACCAAAG GCATATTATAAATGTGGAGAATCAATCAATCCTGATGTCTGGTTTGAAGATAGTGAG GTGTGGGAGGTGAAAGCTGCAGATCTGACCATTAGCCCTGTTTACCGAGCTGCAGTGGGCATAGTAGATTCCAATAAG GGCATATCTCTTCGGTTTCCACGTTTTGTTCGAGTTCGGCCTGACAAAACTCCTGACCAGGCCACTCCGTCTGAGCAG aTTGCTGAAATGTATAATAAGCAAAAACACAACCAGACCAACAACCAGGATgacgatgaagatgatgattaa
- the LOC123919891 gene encoding DNA ligase 1-like isoform X2, with amino-acid sequence MFALHFKPYFSLPPLLFRISVNTSSSNLTFPLSLTPRRKMSKPPPSAFDKLMSGARAAAAKKKPPPSSSSPKKRKSPPPPPSPSPSPLSPPAQNPNNNLKTLETVETVEPPNKIRNTSSSSKGIISELKELIPQLKKKPPSFDPSSVVCWEKNKPVPFLFLCLAFDMINEESGRIVKTDIVCNLLRTVIYTTPEDLVPVVYLSANRIAPAHEGLELGIGDASIIKALAEACGRTEQQIRIQYKEKGDLGLVAKASRSSQSMMRKPEPLTIRKVFKTFHLIAKESGKDSQEKKKNHIKSLLVAATDCEPLYIIRLLQAKLRIGYAEQTLLAALGQAAVYTEEHSKPPPEIKSPFEEAAMIVKKVYSVLPDYDKIVAALLTDGVWELPKKCDFTPGVPVGPMLSKATKGVSEILNKFQDVEFTCEYKYDGERAQIHYMENGSVEIYSRNAERNTGKFPDVVAAVSRLKKPTVSSFILDCELVAYDRAKQRILPFQVLSTRARKNVAISDIKVDVCVFAFDLLHLNGQALLQENLKIRRKHLYASFEVESGFFQFATSTTSNDVEEIQKFLDQAIDASCEGLIIKTLHEDATYEPSKRSLNWLKLKKDYMDNIGDSLDLVPIGAFHGRGKRTGVYGAYLVACYDKENEEFQSIVKLATGFTEEELEERSAILRSKIIPKPKAYYKCGESINPDVWFEDSEVWEVKAADLTISPVYRAAVGIVDSNKGISLRFPRFVRVRPDKTPDQATPSEQIAEMYNKQKHNQTNNQDDDEDDD; translated from the exons ATGTTCGCATTACATTTCAAACCGTATTTTTCTCTTCCGCCGTTATTATTCCGCATTTCCGTTAACACTTCTTCTTCCAATTTAACATTTCCTCTCTCACTAACCCCTCGCCGTAAAATGTCAAAGCCACCACCTTCCGCCTTCGACAAACTCATGTCCGGTGCACGCGCCGCCGCAGCCAAGAAGAAACCACCACCTTCTTCCTCATCTCCCAAGAAACGAAAATCCCCTCCCCCTCCTCCTTCTCCATCTCCATCTCCACTCTCCCCTCCCGCTCAAAACCCTAACAACAATCTCAAAACCCTAGAAACCGTTGAAACTGTTGAACCACCGAACAAGATCCGCAacacttcatcttcttccaagGGGATAATTTCCGAATTGAAGGAGCTAATTCCACAGCTGAAGAAGAAACCGCCGAGTTTCGATCCAAGTTCGGTCGTTTGCTGGGAGAAAAACAAACCTGTGCCGTTTTTGTTCCTTTGTTTGGCGTTTGATATGATTAACGAAGAGAGTGGGAGGATTGTGAAAACTGACATTGTGTGTAATCTGTTGAGGACGGTGATATACACTACACCGGAGGATCTTGTGCCGGTTGTTTATCTTTCTGCTAATAGAATTGCTCCGGCTCACGAAGGGTTAGAATTGGGAATTGGCGATGCTTCTATTATTAAGGCTCTCGCTGAGGCGTGTGGAAGGACTGAGCAGCAGATTAGGATTCAGTACAAG GAAAAAGGTGACTTAGGTTTAGTTGCGAAAGCTAGCCGTTCTTCACAGTCTATGATGCGGAAGCCTGAACCTTTGACTATTAGGAAGGTTTTCAAGACATTTCATCTTATTGCTAAG GAATCTGGAAAAGACAGtcaagagaagaaaaagaatcaCATAAAGTCACTTCTTGTTGCTGCAACTGATTGTGAACCTCTATATATAATCCGTTTGCTACAG GCAAAATTGCGAATTGGATATGCCGAACAAACTCTCTTAGCTGCATTAGGCCAAGCTGCAGTATACACTGAAGAACATTCTAAACCGCCTCCAGAAATTAAGTCTCCATTTGAAGAG GCTGCAATGATTGTTAAAAAAGTTTATTCTGTTCTTCCTGATTATGACAAAATTGTGGCTGCACTCCTTACGGATGGTGTATGGGAACTTCCAAAGAAGTGTGATTTTACTCCTGGTGTTCCGGTTGGGCCTATGCTGTCAAAAGCAACCAAGGGTGTATCtgaaattctaaataaatttcagGATGTAGAGTTTACGTGTGAGTACAAATATGATGGAGAGCGTGCTCAG ATACATTACATGGAGAATGGCTCGGTGGAGATTTACAGTAGAAATGCTGAAAGGAACACTGGGAAGTTTCCTGATGTTGTTGCTGCAGTTTCAAg GCTAAAGAAACCAACAGTATCATCTTTTATCCTTGATTGTGAACTCGTTGCATATGATCGTGCAAAACAGAGAATCCTTCCATTCCAG GTGCTTAGTACTCGAGCCCGCAAAAATGTAGCAATAAGTGACATAAAGGTTGATGTTTGCGTATTTGCTTTTGACTTGTTGCACCTTAATGGCCAAGCACTTCTTCAGGAAAACCTTAAAATCCGTAGAAAG CATCTCTACGCCTCTTTTGAGGTAGAGTCTGGATTCTTTCAGTTTGCGACATCAACGACATCAAATGATGTTGAGGAGATACAAAAATTTCTTGACCAAGCTATTGATGCAAG TTGTGAGGGATTAATCATTAAAACATTACATGAAGACGCCACATATGAACCCTCCAAGCGGTCGCTCAACTGGCTGAAACTGAAGAAAGATTATATGGACAA TATAGGGGACTCCCTGGATTTGGTACCTATTGGTGCTTTCCATGGTCGTGGTAAACGCACAG GAGTGTATGGTGCTTATCTCGTTGCTTGCTATGACAAAGAGAACGAAGAATTTCAAAGTATTGTCAAGTTAG CAACTGGATTCACAGAAGAGGAGCTTGAAGAACGTTCTGCTATCCTTCGCTCTAAAATTATTCCCAAACCAAAG GCATATTATAAATGTGGAGAATCAATCAATCCTGATGTCTGGTTTGAAGATAGTGAG GTGTGGGAGGTGAAAGCTGCAGATCTGACCATTAGCCCTGTTTACCGAGCTGCAGTGGGCATAGTAGATTCCAATAAG GGCATATCTCTTCGGTTTCCACGTTTTGTTCGAGTTCGGCCTGACAAAACTCCTGACCAGGCCACTCCGTCTGAGCAG aTTGCTGAAATGTATAATAAGCAAAAACACAACCAGACCAACAACCAGGATgacgatgaagatgatgattaa